Proteins from one Chthoniobacterales bacterium genomic window:
- a CDS encoding sigma-70 family RNA polymerase sigma factor — MNATLIADHEMLAEDLSLVEGLVRHDPEAMETLCRRYGTILKAIIMKVLHDEAEAEDVLQDVFMQVWDRAEHYSPERGKLLSWLSTVARRRAIDRVRQTCAYRRATDRFEVVSRHPDKDIDQTHPVEYQAQQSDVRQLIDRQLDLLPDNQREAICLAYLEGRSQREIASITHTPLGTVKTRIELGLRKLSLAIGGSKDKIL; from the coding sequence ATGAATGCAACGCTCATCGCCGATCACGAAATGCTCGCGGAAGATCTTAGCCTCGTCGAGGGTCTCGTCCGTCACGACCCGGAGGCCATGGAGACGCTCTGCCGTCGCTACGGCACCATCCTGAAAGCCATCATCATGAAAGTGCTCCATGATGAAGCCGAGGCTGAGGACGTTCTGCAGGACGTGTTCATGCAGGTCTGGGACCGGGCCGAGCATTATTCCCCGGAGCGCGGCAAGCTGCTGAGCTGGCTTTCCACCGTGGCGCGCCGCCGGGCGATCGACCGCGTCCGCCAGACCTGCGCGTATCGCCGGGCGACCGATCGTTTCGAGGTCGTGAGCCGGCATCCGGACAAGGACATCGACCAGACGCATCCCGTGGAATACCAGGCGCAACAGTCCGACGTCCGCCAGTTGATCGACCGCCAGCTGGATCTCCTTCCCGATAATCAGCGCGAAGCGATCTGCCTCGCGTATCTCGAGGGACGCAGCCAGCGGGAGATCGCCTCGATCACCCACACGCCACTCGGCACCGTGAAAACCCGCATCGAACTCGGCCTGCGCAAGCTCTCGCTCGCGATCGGTGGATCGAAGGACAAGATTCTGTAG
- a CDS encoding response regulator — protein MDRGLSFVPDFAAGEGRPGRARRILLVEDHEDTLAYLRRYLESNGHAVTIARTAADARLAANVCLPDILLCDITLPDGDGCQLLADLAELRPALCVAMSGHGMKAEVARCRDAGFHRHLTKPFLPDDLDAVLKLA, from the coding sequence ATGGATCGCGGTCTTTCTTTTGTCCCCGACTTCGCCGCGGGCGAAGGCCGCCCCGGCCGCGCCCGGCGCATCCTTCTCGTCGAGGACCACGAGGATACCCTCGCCTACCTGCGCCGCTACCTGGAATCGAACGGCCATGCCGTGACCATCGCGCGGACGGCTGCCGACGCCCGTCTTGCCGCGAACGTCTGCCTGCCGGACATCCTGCTTTGTGACATCACGCTGCCGGACGGCGACGGTTGCCAGCTTCTGGCCGATCTCGCCGAACTCCGCCCGGCGCTCTGCGTGGCCATGAGTGGGCACGGCATGAAGGCCGAGGTCGCGCGCTGCCGGGATGCGGGCTTCCACCGCCATCTCACAAAGCCCTTTCTTCCCGACGATCTCGACGCGGTGTTGAAACTGGCCTGA
- a CDS encoding DUF1328 family protein: MLSYALTFLIIALIAAALGFGGIAGSAAWIAHVLFVVFLVLFIVSLIFGRRPPLS, from the coding sequence ATGCTCAGCTACGCCCTCACCTTCCTCATCATCGCCCTCATTGCCGCGGCCCTGGGCTTCGGCGGCATTGCCGGCTCCGCCGCCTGGATTGCCCACGTGCTCTTCGTGGTTTTCCTCGTATTGTTCATTGTATCGCTCATTTTTGGACGACGTCCTCCACTGAGCTAA
- a CDS encoding CHASE3 domain-containing protein: protein MRVPDLHFSRARFVFVAVAVVLVASLLTTYSVGNAVLRKAEERTFHEEITRQLQQTFSTLQDAETGQRGFLLSQRAEYLAPYDSAIDEIATQLRRLHGAAERGGLPPEAVASLERATRAKIAEMARSIQLARQEGFPAAVEMVNDDLGRKFMDEIRASVAELEAHEKARIERLHDESRWLTNLRTATFLGTILLNFGFLAWAFRRIRREMAQRFVADLEAQRHRDILAVSLASIGDAVIITDTHSVITFLNDVALELTGWTREAAMGQPCSKVFRIVNETTRAVVESPVEMVLRTGKIVGLANHTLLIRRDGSEVPIDDSGAPVREADGTVRGVILVFRDFSHYKRAEQEQKELKRRLEVANKAKDDFIAALSHELRTPLTPVLATLSTWESGVDLPEPLAADVHMLTRNVRLEVRLIDDLLDLTRITRGQMTLHRERADVHALLDAVVEIFRADLERRQVRLGVRTAAARHWVDGDPTRLQQVFWNLLGNAVKHTPDGGRIEIVTANEGDNLRVTFADNGHGMSPQTIEGLFRPFERVAETPAYRGGGGLGIGLTISQSLMEAHGGRIEARSAGEGLGSSFVVVMPVSEQASDESLSDSHEGRSPVRGAPLSLLLIEDHRDSADVIARILRSMGHAVEVAHTVQQALTVIRERSFDLVLSDIGLPDGTGIDFLTEARTFTATPMIALTGYGMEDDVANYREAGFLRQLTKPIRFEQLSEILESFAASRGRPGGLNVRSQPPATDQ from the coding sequence ATGAGGGTGCCGGACCTGCATTTCTCCCGGGCGCGTTTCGTTTTCGTTGCCGTGGCCGTGGTGCTCGTGGCTAGCCTGCTGACGACCTATTCCGTGGGGAATGCCGTGCTGCGAAAGGCGGAGGAGCGGACCTTTCACGAGGAAATTACCCGCCAGTTGCAGCAGACATTCTCGACGCTGCAGGATGCGGAGACCGGCCAGCGCGGGTTCCTGCTGAGCCAGCGGGCGGAATATCTCGCGCCCTACGATTCGGCCATCGACGAGATCGCCACGCAGCTCCGGCGGTTGCACGGCGCCGCGGAGCGAGGCGGACTGCCGCCCGAGGCGGTGGCCTCGCTGGAGCGGGCGACGCGGGCGAAGATCGCCGAAATGGCGCGATCGATTCAGCTGGCGCGCCAGGAGGGATTCCCTGCGGCCGTGGAAATGGTCAATGACGACCTCGGGAGGAAGTTCATGGACGAGATCCGGGCGTCCGTGGCGGAACTGGAGGCTCACGAAAAGGCGCGGATCGAGCGGCTCCACGACGAGTCGCGGTGGCTGACGAACCTGCGGACCGCGACGTTTCTCGGCACGATCCTGCTCAACTTCGGATTCCTGGCCTGGGCGTTCCGCCGGATTCGCCGGGAGATGGCGCAGCGGTTCGTAGCCGATCTCGAGGCGCAACGCCATCGCGACATTCTCGCGGTGAGTCTGGCCAGCATCGGAGACGCGGTGATCATCACCGATACGCATTCGGTGATCACGTTTCTCAACGATGTCGCGCTGGAGCTCACCGGTTGGACGCGCGAAGCCGCGATGGGCCAGCCGTGCTCGAAGGTCTTTCGCATCGTGAACGAGACGACGCGTGCCGTCGTGGAGAGCCCGGTCGAGATGGTGCTGCGAACGGGCAAGATCGTCGGGCTGGCGAATCACACGCTGCTCATTCGCCGGGACGGCAGCGAGGTGCCGATCGACGACAGCGGCGCTCCCGTGCGCGAGGCCGATGGCACGGTGCGGGGAGTGATCCTCGTCTTTCGGGATTTCAGTCACTACAAGCGGGCGGAGCAAGAGCAGAAGGAGCTCAAGCGCCGGCTCGAGGTGGCAAACAAGGCGAAGGACGACTTCATTGCGGCGCTTTCCCACGAATTACGAACGCCGCTCACGCCGGTGCTGGCGACGCTTTCGACCTGGGAGTCCGGCGTTGATCTGCCGGAGCCGCTGGCGGCGGACGTGCATATGCTCACGCGGAATGTGCGTCTCGAAGTGCGTCTGATCGACGACCTGCTCGACCTTACGCGCATCACCCGCGGCCAGATGACGCTGCATCGCGAACGGGCAGACGTGCATGCGCTGCTCGACGCGGTCGTGGAGATCTTTCGCGCCGATCTCGAGCGGCGGCAGGTGCGACTGGGCGTGCGAACGGCGGCGGCGCGGCATTGGGTGGACGGCGATCCGACGCGCCTGCAGCAGGTGTTTTGGAACCTTCTTGGAAACGCGGTGAAGCACACGCCGGATGGCGGGCGGATCGAGATCGTCACGGCAAACGAGGGCGACAACCTGCGCGTGACCTTCGCGGATAACGGCCATGGGATGTCGCCGCAAACGATCGAGGGATTGTTCCGGCCCTTCGAGCGGGTGGCGGAGACTCCGGCGTATCGCGGCGGCGGCGGCCTGGGAATCGGCCTGACGATTTCGCAGAGCCTGATGGAGGCGCACGGCGGGCGGATCGAGGCGCGGAGTGCCGGTGAGGGGCTCGGATCGAGTTTCGTCGTCGTGATGCCGGTATCGGAGCAGGCTTCGGACGAGTCTCTCAGCGATTCACACGAGGGGCGCAGCCCGGTGCGAGGCGCGCCGCTGAGTTTGCTGCTGATCGAGGATCACCGGGACAGTGCGGACGTGATTGCGCGCATTCTGCGGTCCATGGGGCACGCAGTCGAGGTTGCTCACACCGTGCAGCAGGCGTTGACGGTGATCCGGGAGCGGTCTTTCGACCTGGTGCTGAGCGATATCGGCCTGCCCGACGGCACGGGCATCGATTTCCTGACCGAGGCGCGGACATTTACCGCCACGCCGATGATTGCGCTGACCGGCTATGGCATGGAGGACGATGTGGCGAACTATCGCGAGGCGGGATTCCTGCGGCAGTTGACGAAGCCGATCCGCTTCGAGCAGCTCTCCGAGATTCTGGAAAGCTTTGCGGCGAGTCGGGGGCGGCCGGGAGGGCTGAACGTCCGCTCCCAGCCGCCGGCGACTGATCAATAG